Below is a genomic region from Pectobacterium polaris.
CTTCCAACCCGATTTCCTGCGTGACCTGCTGATAGAACGATTCAGGCAGAATGGCAGCCAGACGCTCCCACGCTTGCTGACGGCGAGCCAGCGGTGCCATTACGGAATCCACGCCTTGCAGGCGAACATTGCGTAAAATAAATGGCATCACGGTCGTTGGCAGCGCAACACCACCAGCCAGACCGCATGCGGCGACCGTCGCGTTGTAATCCATCTGCGCCAGCAGCGTCGCCAGCACGTTATCGCCGACGGTATCCACCGCGCCAGCCCAACGTTGTTTTTCTAACGGACGAGGACTTCCGCTGAATTCGCTGCGATCCAACACCTGTTTGGCGCCCAGTTTTTTCAGGTAATCGGTGTTGTCAGCACGGCCGCTGACGGCAGTAACCTGATAGCCTAGCTCTGCAAGCAGGGCGACTGCCGTGCTGCCGACGCCGCCGCTGGCACCTGTCACAATAATGTCGCCGCTTTCCGGGGTGATGCCACCGTCTTCCAGCGCCATCACACACAGCAT
It encodes:
- the acuI gene encoding acrylyl-CoA reductase (NADPH); protein product: MQALVLEQSDGLTHAQIREIDAEQLPAGDVTVDISWSGINYKDALAITGKGKIIRNFPMVPGIDFVGTVRHSDSDRFSVGQPVILTGWGVGENHWGGLAQQARVKSDWLIPLPASLDARKAMILGTAGFTAMLCVMALEDGGITPESGDIIVTGASGGVGSTAVALLAELGYQVTAVSGRADNTDYLKKLGAKQVLDRSEFSGSPRPLEKQRWAGAVDTVGDNVLATLLAQMDYNATVAACGLAGGVALPTTVMPFILRNVRLQGVDSVMAPLARRQQAWERLAAILPESFYQQVTQEIGLEDVPAVAAALLENKVTGRTLVKIS